The genomic segment GACTGCTGCACGCGGCGGCGGCCGACGGCATCGCCGGACTGGACGTGGCCCTGCGTCGACTCGACGAACTCGCGTGCGGCGAGGCGGGATCGGTCCGGGTCACCACGGGCGCGACGACCGTACGGCACTTCATGTCACAGGCGGTCGTCGCCTTCCGTAGCCGATATCCCCGGGCCAGTCTGGAGTTTCGCACCGAGACCTCCAGCCGCAGCTGCTTCGACGCGCTCGCCTCCAACACCCTCGACCTCGCCTGGATCACCGTCGGCGGCCCGATTCCCGGCATTCAACAGCGCTGCGTGGCCGAACTGCCCTGGGTGTTGGCGGTCCGGGCCGACGACCCGCTGGCCGAACGCACCCACATCGACGCGATCGACCTGGCCGGCATCCGCTACATACGACCGCCGGAGGACTCCTCCTCGCGGGCCCATCTCGACGCGGCCTTCACGAAACTGGACATCCGCATCCCGCCCGAATCGGGCGTCGCCGACTGGGACACCGCCATCCTGCTGGTCGAACTGGGCCTGGGACACGC from the Embleya scabrispora genome contains:
- a CDS encoding LysR family transcriptional regulator: MTLDDLRIFVAVCRAGSLSAVARDLSCTQSAVSQHVKRLERETKVQLLERHPRGVAPTAAGRLLHAAAADGIAGLDVALRRLDELACGEAGSVRVTTGATTVRHFMSQAVVAFRSRYPRASLEFRTETSSRSCFDALASNTLDLAWITVGGPIPGIQQRCVAELPWVLAVRADDPLAERTHIDAIDLAGIRYIRPPEDSSSRAHLDAAFTKLDIRIPPESGVADWDTAILLVELGLGHAIVPALPDRRASADTDPVRFLPIPALPRLPVGWAVRRWDDLTPLARAFADSVTLTETGPRGRHTTDRTYGRADR